One genomic segment of Helicobacter enhydrae includes these proteins:
- a CDS encoding efflux RND transporter periplasmic adaptor subunit, whose product MRRILLCLVVVFGSVGAKPVVVSTQSVKMGSLDSKNTFVGVIKFKEISHIASQSSGVVEKVLFEVGENVKKGMPLVVLSSDLLQKDIQAKEAKLQQANKLKEYQQKEFERYKNLLETDSITLQQYEKLSYEIAVQEFNILSLQAQLEQAKVELSQKTIVAPFDGIIVQEKVNIGEWLKVGDSVCELVDTTQVQVIVDVPSSLLPFLSKGENVPLKIGQKNYTGRIIAIIPKANARSRTFPIVISLANDGRFVDGMAVNAMLRSGGKSEGFLVPRDSIVEYNNRPSVFIVENGRAKVIFVDVLSIQGKVAVVLGQLSVKDRVIYKGQYRLQNGAEVRENKES is encoded by the coding sequence ATGCGTAGGATTTTGTTGTGTTTGGTGGTCGTGTTTGGTAGTGTCGGAGCGAAACCTGTGGTGGTGAGCACCCAGAGTGTCAAGATGGGCAGTTTGGATTCCAAAAATACTTTTGTAGGGGTGATCAAGTTCAAAGAAATCTCACACATCGCATCGCAAAGCAGTGGAGTGGTGGAGAAGGTTTTGTTTGAAGTGGGGGAGAATGTCAAGAAAGGAATGCCACTTGTGGTGCTAAGCTCTGATTTGTTGCAAAAAGACATACAAGCCAAAGAAGCGAAGTTGCAACAAGCCAATAAGCTCAAGGAATATCAGCAAAAAGAGTTTGAGAGATATAAGAATCTTTTGGAAACTGATTCGATTACTTTGCAACAATATGAAAAACTAAGCTATGAAATTGCGGTGCAAGAGTTCAATATCCTCTCTCTCCAAGCCCAGCTAGAACAAGCAAAAGTTGAACTAAGCCAAAAAACAATCGTGGCACCCTTTGATGGAATCATCGTCCAAGAAAAAGTCAATATCGGTGAGTGGCTGAAGGTCGGCGATAGCGTGTGTGAGCTTGTGGATACCACACAAGTGCAAGTGATTGTAGATGTGCCAAGTAGTTTGCTTCCGTTTTTGAGCAAGGGGGAGAATGTGCCACTTAAGATCGGGCAGAAAAACTACACAGGACGCATCATAGCGATTATCCCAAAAGCCAATGCACGCTCAAGGACTTTTCCTATCGTGATTTCTTTGGCTAATGATGGGAGGTTTGTCGATGGAATGGCAGTCAATGCGATGCTAAGAAGTGGGGGCAAAAGCGAGGGCTTCCTTGTGCCACGCGATAGTATCGTTGAATACAACAATCGCCCCAGTGTGTTTATCGTAGAAAATGGTCGTGCAAAAGTCATCTTTGTCGATGTGTTGTCCATACAAGGCAAAGTTGCTGTTGTGTTGGGACAGCTCAGTGTCAAAGATCGCGTGATTTATAAGGGGCAGTATCGTTTGCAAAATGGTGCAGAAGTCAGAGAAAATAAAGAGAGTTAA
- a CDS encoding outer membrane beta-barrel protein, translated as MGVCKQNRRNGRVYMQRLIIFLAVCAFGAPNYVITPPDQRPASAQKSYQQQGKIAPKITPAPKSQNATQAQGRGMIKPKIVPSKKPMSYSNSNMTISPQIKPASKAQQGIVSVPPVIHVHPTTPRESSTTKITPKIYPPLYPNPQDNRQNLNIYVSPSREITQDMMFDKVYTPPRTKIPPPIVYNVPPKTLPPPQRPREGYTDDDEEPLFIHNRNGVMLGAGIGGDFERLWVSGNNGNQRFYEDSFTYYFRLGYQHYFTSYLGVRAYAHLGHWANELTTEYDDGTHNAIIKANAELNYSFYFEGLYDFLVIGDEHSVGIFGGFGLGVAQYAFSNDDTQLLEKVFVLPMVSVGAAYTLFQNNRFEFEFKMPLLQGVLESAMRSEFSTWMIGVSYTYVF; from the coding sequence ATGGGGGTATGCAAACAGAATCGTAGAAATGGCAGAGTATATATGCAAAGATTGATTATTTTTTTGGCAGTGTGTGCTTTTGGGGCACCAAACTATGTCATAACCCCACCTGATCAAAGACCTGCTTCAGCACAAAAATCATATCAACAGCAAGGGAAAATTGCTCCAAAAATCACACCAGCACCCAAATCACAAAACGCAACACAGGCACAGGGTAGGGGGATGATTAAACCCAAGATTGTCCCATCCAAAAAACCAATGAGTTATTCTAACTCCAATATGACCATTTCTCCACAAATCAAACCTGCTTCAAAGGCACAGCAAGGGATTGTGAGTGTGCCACCAGTGATCCATGTTCATCCCACTACACCTCGCGAATCTAGCACGACAAAAATCACGCCAAAAATCTATCCTCCACTCTATCCCAATCCACAAGACAATCGCCAAAATCTCAATATCTATGTCTCTCCATCTAGAGAAATCACCCAAGATATGATGTTTGACAAAGTCTATACGCCACCACGCACCAAAATCCCGCCTCCCATTGTCTATAATGTGCCACCAAAGACTTTGCCTCCGCCACAGCGACCGCGAGAGGGATATACAGATGATGACGAAGAGCCATTGTTCATCCATAATCGCAATGGGGTGATGCTAGGGGCTGGAATCGGAGGGGATTTTGAGCGTTTGTGGGTGAGTGGCAATAATGGCAACCAGCGTTTCTATGAGGATAGTTTCACTTATTATTTTCGCTTGGGTTATCAGCATTATTTCACCTCATATCTTGGAGTGAGGGCTTATGCACACTTGGGGCATTGGGCAAACGAGCTGACTACAGAATATGATGATGGGACGCACAATGCCATCATCAAGGCGAATGCAGAGCTCAACTATAGTTTTTATTTTGAGGGCTTGTATGATTTTTTGGTGATTGGTGATGAGCATAGTGTGGGGATTTTTGGTGGGTTTGGTTTGGGGGTGGCTCAATATGCTTTTAGCAATGATGACACACAACTGCTAGAAAAAGTCTTTGTGTTGCCTATGGTGTCAGTTGGAGCGGCTTATACTTTGTTCCAAAACAATCGTTTTGAGTTTGAATTCAAAATGCCATTGCTTCAAGGTGTTTTAGAATCAGCGATGAGATCGGAGTTTTCGACTTGGATGATCGGTGTTTCTTATACTTATGTGTTTTAG